A part of Streptomyces sp. NBC_01235 genomic DNA contains:
- a CDS encoding MerR family transcriptional regulator encodes MRIGELASRVGVSVRALRYYEEQDLLASVRSPSGQRQYPDSAVDRVQLIQQLYSAGLSSRAIVELLPCVETGDVTPELLDRLSAERGRIDAQVSTLVKTRDRLDAIITTAATARSAGRPCPR; translated from the coding sequence ATGCGCATCGGTGAGCTGGCCTCAAGGGTGGGCGTGAGCGTGCGGGCACTGCGCTACTACGAAGAGCAGGACCTGCTGGCCTCGGTGCGCAGCCCCAGCGGCCAGCGGCAGTACCCGGACAGCGCGGTCGACCGCGTCCAGCTGATTCAGCAGCTGTACTCCGCAGGGCTGTCGAGCAGGGCGATCGTGGAACTGCTGCCGTGTGTCGAGACCGGTGACGTGACCCCCGAGCTGCTCGACCGGCTGTCGGCCGAGCGGGGCCGCATCGATGCGCAGGTCAGCACCCTGGTGAAAACCCGGGACCGGCTCGACGCCATCATCACCACGGCTGCCACAGCCAGGAGCGCGGGCCGGCCCTGCCCTCGTTGA